In Odontesthes bonariensis isolate fOdoBon6 chromosome 6, fOdoBon6.hap1, whole genome shotgun sequence, one genomic interval encodes:
- the LOC142382993 gene encoding serpin A3-5-like, whose amino-acid sequence MMRAAVVFWIVSVVVYVLTGYPHEGHAVEAQNTAVDSDNVVSLVTSGNKEFAYSLYRRLAAHADSQGKNIFYSPVSLSVALAALSVGARGETHQQLFSGLGFNNSQLTQTDVNQAFRTLLANTMSHEDISEGTAVFVDNCFKPQPEFLDVLKQSYFAEGFSVNFTETTDSADTINKYVADKTNGKINKLVSSLDPSTVMYLLSYIYYKGKWASPFDSDMTKEDMFTVEGNNKVPVQMMNKEDIFDTYYDQAINTTVLHLPFNNSYSMLLMLPGDMATLENVISPFYVTKWLKWMKLRNYDIYVPKFSIKTSYKLNDVLTEMGMTDMFGDRADLSGISELGKLVVSDVVQQATLDVDEAGATAAAATGIGITLMSLRLVPVLKFNRPFMVIITERNTENLLFMGKIVNPNI is encoded by the exons ATGATGCGTGCAGCTGTGGTTTTCTGGATTGTATCGGTGGTGGTCTACGTCTTGACAGGCTATCCCCATGAAGGACATGCCGTGGAAGCCCAAAACACTGCTGTGGACAGCGACAACGTCGTCTCATTGGTGACCTCAGGAAACAAAGAGTTTGCCTACAGTCTGTACAGGAGGCTAGCAGCTCATGCTGACTCCCAAGGCAAAAACATTTTCTACTCTCCAGTGAGTTTGTCTGTTGCCTTGGCTGCCTTGTCTGTAGGGGCAAGGGGGGAGACCCACCAACAGCTTTTCAGTGGTCTGGGTTTCAACAACTCCCAACTTACTCAAACAGATGTAAACCAGGCCTTCCGTACACTTCTGGCCAATACAATGTCTCATGAAGACATCAGTGAAGGCACCGCTGTGTTCGTGGACAACTGCTTTAAGCCACAGCCCGAGTTCCTGGACGTCTTGAAGCAGTCCTATTTTGCCGAAGGCTTCAGTGTTAACTTCACTGAAACAACAGACAGCGCCGATACCATCAATAAGTATGTGGCAGATAAGACCAATGGAAAGATAAACAAGCTGGTCTCCAGCCTAGATCCCAGTACAGTCATGTATCTTCTCAGTTACATCTACTACAAAG GAAAGTGGGCAAGTCCATTTGATTCTGACATGACTAAGGAGGACATGTTCACTGTGGAGGGAAACAACAAG GTTCCAGTCCAGATGATGAATAAGGAAGACATTTTTGATACTTACTATGACCAAGCAATTAACACAACAGTCCTCCACCTCCCGTTCAACAACTCCTATTCCATGCTTCTGATGTTGCCTGGTGACATGGCAACACTGGAGAATGTTATCAGCCCATTTTATGTCACCAAATGGTTGAAGTGGATGAAGTTGAG GAATTATGACATATACGTTCCAAAGTTCTCCATCAAGACTTCCTACAAACTGAATGATGTGCTGACTGAAATGGGAATGACAGACATGTTTGGTGATCGTGCAGATCTGAGTGGCATTTCAGAGTTGGGAAAACTGGTAGTCTCAGAT GTTGTTCAGCAAGCTACCCTGGATGTTGATGAGGCTGGAGCCACGGCTGCAGCTGCTACAGGCATTGGAATCACATTGATGTCCTTGCGCCTAGTCCCAGTCTTGAAGTTCAACCGTCCTTTCATGGTGATCATCACTGAACGCAACACAGAAAACCTGCTTTTCATGGGCAAGATTGTCAACCCAAACATCTGA
- the carnmt1 gene encoding carnosine N-methyltransferase encodes MAETARDDTQGGSCFKRERIKCSPEEEAKLERQHFWRIIDAFRFYRVHVQEQVKRAERQFRSLSQHHQNLVPGVLYNLARISHCADHNQEVLQAIVDNSLHMFENVEYGEWEKDPRKAHPSTTFDMDKLKSTIKQFVRDWSETGQAERDSCYKPIIQEIERLFPCDQYDVSKVSVLVPGAGLGRLAWEIAQLGYTCQGNEWSFFMLFSSNFVLNRCEKVNALTLYPWIHQFSNNKRSCDQTRPIRFPDVNPQSLPFDSDFSMVAGDFVEVYTDSESWDCVATCFFIDTAHNVLEYVDTIWKILKPGGVWINLGPLLYHFENMANELSIELSYEDIRTAMVKLGFIIEVEKESMQSTYTENDRSMLRYVYDCVFFVARKPAELHFNGQDESQHPNSPPAAKSPRREGTDRLT; translated from the exons ATGGCCGAAACAGCAAGAGATGATACGCAGGGTGGATCTTGTTTTAAAAGAGAAAGAATAAAATGCAGCCCGGAGGAGGAGGCCAAACTGGAAAGGCAGCACTTTTGGAGAATAATTGATGCTTTTAGGTTTTACAG GGTCCATGTCCAGGAACAGGTCAAGCGTGCTGAGCGTCAGTTCCGGAGCCTTTCGCAACACCACCAGAATTTGGTGCCAGGTGTTTTGTACAACCTGGCCCGGATTAGTCATTGTGCTGACCACAACCAGGAGGTTCTGCAGGCCATTGTTGACAACAGCCTCCACATGTTTGAGAACGTAGAGTACGGTGAATGG GAGAAGGATCCGAGGAAGGCACATCCGTCTACTACATTTGACATGGACAAACTTAAGTCCACCATtaagcagtttgtcagagacTGGAGTGAGACGGGCCAAGCTGAGAGGGACTCCTGCTACAAGCCCATCATCCAAGAGATCGAAAGACTCTTCCCCTGTGACCAATA TGATGTGTCTAAGGTGAGCGTATTGGTTCCGGGTGCGGGACTTGGTCGTCTCGCCTGGGAGATTGCTCAGCTGGGTTACACGTGTCAGGGCAACGAATGGAGTTTCTTCATGCTCTTCTCCTCAAACTTTGTTCTCAATAG gtgtgaaaAGGTGAACGCTCTGACCCTGTACCCCTGGATCCACCAGTTCAGCAACAACAAGAGATCCTGCGACCAAACACGACCAATCAGATTTCCCGACGTCAATCCTCAAAGCCTTCCATTCGATTCAGACTTCTCCATGGTCGCAGGGGACTTTGTGGAGGTTTACACAGACTCGG AGTCCTGGGACTGTGTGGCAACCTGCTTCTTTATCGACACAGCTCATAATGTCTTAGAGTACGTGGACACTATCTGGAAGATTCTCAAGCCTGGAGGAGTGTGGATCAATCTGG GCCCACTGCTGTATCACTTTGAGAACATGGCCAATGAGCTCTCAATTGAACTGAGCTACGAAGACATTAGGACAGCGATGGTAAAGTTGGGCTTCATCATTGAG GTGGAGAAAGAGTCCATGCAGAGCACCTACACAGAGAATGACCGCTCTATGCTGAGATACGTTTACGACTGCGTCTTCTTTGTCGCACGAAAACCTGCAGAGCTGCACTTTAATGGTCAAGACGAGAGCCAGCATCCAAACTCTCCTCCAGCTGCTAAGTCACCACGGCGAGAGGGCACTGACCGACTGACGTGA
- the LOC142382560 gene encoding uncharacterized protein LOC142382560 — translation MAKRRAEDTLLHDSPPKRYCRSLCSGNMQPRSMAPTGGVSPPSLLALLGSRCRKRPYYFEDQEKPEHTDPCLRRALCDSMEHTANVLTVPISGSFHDRRISVTVTSKKRPREGSLGSATVIPTVNDKTQEDCTYNSFQYWRVPLPELDLSLLGDDRDCSKTKERSKASGSSSDAMET, via the exons ATGGCCAAGAGACGCGCCGAGGACACTCTGCTTCACGACTCTCCCCCTAAAAGATACTGCCGTTCACTTTGCAGTGGTAACATGCAGCCGAGGAGCATGGCCCCGACCGGGGGTGTGAGTCCGCCGTCCCTGCTGGCGTTGTTGGGAAGTCGCTGCAGGAAGAGGCCCTACTATTTCGAAGACCAAGAGAAACCAGAGCACACAGATCCTTGTCTTAGGAGAGCTCTCTGTGACTCCATGGAGCATACAGCAAATGTTTTGACGGTGCCGATTTCTGGAAGTTTCCATGACCGTCGCATCTCCGTTACCGTCACAAGCAAGAAACGACCTCGGGAGGGCAGCCTTGGTTCAGCGACGGTTATCCCTACAGTGAATGATAAA ACACAGGAAGACTGCACTTATAATTCCTTTCAGTATTGGAGGGTCCCCCTACCTGAACTTGACCTTTCCCTGCTAGGGGATGACCGTGACTGTTCCAAAACAAAAGAGAGGTCAAAAGCTAGTGGCTCGTCTTCAGATGCCATGGAGACCTGA
- the trpm6 gene encoding transient receptor potential cation channel subfamily M member 6 isoform X6 has translation MSFTEKLRKSWIEETFLKRECVKFIPSSWDLHRCNPVCQVCQNLIRCCCGHLMGEHSWREFVPPLSLYPGPGQDVEESWSMEVYTRASPTNAFGIVDFQDTATRVCRAKYVRVAVDSKSEALLQLMLREWQMERPKLLLTVQGGSENFILPPKVKQAFSKGLITAALSTGAWILTDGIDTGVSKYVGEAVKIFGDHDLRKRNTVGITPWGVIDNNTDLIGRDVFRPYQPLGNPLSKRARLNGFHSHFLLVDDGTLGKHGCQQGLRRKLEKHIQLQKIHPRLNQGVPVVCVVVEGGPAIVSTVLDYVSNVPPVPVFVFEGSGRAADLLAFLHKQTANDRQLDPDIIEDFLVRIANVFEVERAEATCLYTLLQQCMDHRDSITIFDSESEDQMATDAAILTTTLKGTKASPAEQLSMALGWDRADIAQKDILVYGQHWQVGALEQAMLDALVMDRVSFVKLLIDNGMTMSRFLTMDRLEELYNTPQGQTQRFLHHLVEDAKQTSLPIGHRLSLIDMGLVIEYLYGGAYRSTYTRKNFRAAYNRMQGKEGRRDRSGSLSKQKRGMKPNSNRNSSPQDLHFFRTAQPYRHKEQDVSPGNSQGKVVMSPDIGGASILVSFNFNDLFVWAVLQQRQQMALFLWQHGEEALARAIVACKLYRSMAFEARESSMYDNIAERFKAYSLEFGQLAVDVLDCAFRQSEQMAMKLLTSEMDAWSHFTCLQMAVSSCHRPFVSHSCTQTLLTDLWTGPLNMRKSSSLKFWKLTRHTRYFGAKDHFKPSPTPCHLAAGV, from the exons ATGAGCTTCACTGAGAAG CTACGAAAGTCTTGGATTGAGGAAACCTTCCTCAAGAGAGAGTGTGTGAAGTTTATCCCTTCTTCTTGGGACCTGCACAG atgcaatCCAGTATGTCAAGTATGCCAAAACTTGATCAG ATGTTGCTGTGGCCACCTGATGGGGGAACACTCTTGGCGAGAGTTTGTTCCCCCTCTATCCCTCTATCCTGGTCCTGGTCAGGATGTGGAAGAGAGCTGGTCCATGGAGGTTTATACCAGGGCCAGTCCCACCAACGCTTTTGGGATAGTAGATTTTCAAGATACTGCCACACGTGTCTGTCGGGCCAAG TACGTTCGTGTGGCTGTGGACTCCAAGTCAGAAGCACTACTCCAGCTGATGCTGAGGGAATGGCAGATGGAGAGACCGAAGCTTCTGTTGACCGTCCAGGGAGGCTCAGAGAACTTTATCCTGCCGCCAAAAGTTAAGCAGGCCTTCAGCAAGGGGCTGATCACTGCTGCCCTCAGCACAGGAGCATGGATACTTACTGATGGGATTGATACAG GTGTGTCTAAGTATGTTGGGGAGGCCGTGAAAATATTTGGAGATCACGACCTGAGGAAGAGAAACACCGTTGGCATCACACCGTGGGGAGTGATTGACAACAACACGGACCTCATTGGCCGAGAT GTGTTCAGACCCTACCAGCCGCTTGGGAACCCCTTGAGCAAGAGAGCTCGTCTTAACGGTTTCCACTCCCACTTTCTGTTGGTGGATGATGGAACGCTGGGAAAACATGGCTGTCAGCAAGGCCTCAGGAGGAAACTGGAGAAACACATCCAACTACAGAAGATTCATCCTC GACTGAACCAAGGAGTACCGGTGGTGTGTGTGGTGGTGGAGGGAGGTCCAGCCATTGTGTCTACTGTGTTGGACTATGTTAGCAATGTGCCCCCTGTGCCGGTGTTTGTGTTTGAGGGTTCGGGCAGAGCTGCGGACCTGCTTGCCTTCTTACACAAGCAGACTGCTAACGATAG ACAGTTGGACCCTGACATCATAGAGGACTTCCTTGTCAGGATAGCGAATGTGTTTGAAGTTGAGAGGGCCGAAGCTACTTGCCTTTACACTCTCCTGCAGCAGTGTATGGATCACAGAGATTCT ATAACCATCTTTGACTCAGAGTCAGAAGACCAGATGGCCACAGATGCAGCTATTTTGACTACTACTCTCAAGG GCACTAAGGCCAGTCCAGCAGAGCAGTTAAGTATGGCTCTGGGTTGGGATCGGGCTGACATTGCACAGAAAGACATCCTGGTTTATGGACAGCACTGGCAG GTGGGTGCCTTGGAGCAAGCCATGTTGGATGCTCTGGTTATGGATCGTGTCAGTTTTGTCAAACTGCTGATTGACAACGGCATGACAATGAGCCGCTTCCTCACCATGGATCGCCTGGAGGAGCTCTACAATACA CCACAGGGGCAGACTCAGCGCTTCTTGCACCACCTTGTTGAAGATGCTAAACAG aCTTCTCTTCCCATAGGTCACCGTCTTTCGCTTATTGACATGGGCCTGGTGATAGAATACCTCTATGGCGGAGCGTACCGCAGCACCTACACTCGGAAAAACTTTCGAGCTGCATACAACCGCATGCAGGGCAAA GAGGGTAGACGGGACAGGTCTGGCTCCTTGTCGAAACAAAAGCGAGGAATGAAACCAAACTCGAATAGGAACAGTAGTCCCCAGGACCTGCATTTCTTTAGAACCGCTCAGCCCTACAGACACAAG GAGCAAGATGTGTCACCTGGAAACAGTCAGGGGAAGGTGGTCATGAGTCCAGACATTGGTGGTGCTTCAATTCTGGTTTCTTTCAACTTCAACGACCTGTTTGTATGGGCCGTCCTTCAACAGCGGCAGCAGATGGCACTGTTCCTGTGGCAACATGGAGAAGAAGCATTGGCACGGGCTATTGTGGCCTGTAAGCTTTACCGCTCCATGGCCTTTGAGGCACGGGAGAGCAGCATGTACGACAACATTGCAGAGCGATTCAAAGCATATTCACT GGAGTTTGGTCAGCTGGCAGTGGATGTGTTGGATTGTGCATTTCGGCAGAGTGAGCAAATGGCCATGAAACTGTTAACCTCTGAGATGGATGCATGGAGCCACTTCACCTGTCTGCAGATGGCTGTCTCCTCATGCCATAGACCATTTGTCTCGCACTCCTGCACACAGACCCTCCTCACAGATCTCTGGACTGGTCCTCTCAACATGAGAAAAAGCTCCTCTTTGAAG TTCTGGAAACTTACACGACACACTCGCTATTTCGGTGCCAAAGATCATTTTAAGCCTTCTCCTACCCCCTGCCATCTTGCTGCTGGAGTTTAA
- the trpm6 gene encoding transient receptor potential cation channel subfamily M member 6 isoform X5, which yields MSFTEKLRKSWIEETFLKRECVKFIPSSWDLHRCNPVCQVCQNLIRCCCGHLMGEHSWREFVPPLSLYPGPGQDVEESWSMEVYTRASPTNAFGIVDFQDTATRVCRAKYVRVAVDSKSEALLQLMLREWQMERPKLLLTVQGGSENFILPPKVKQAFSKGLITAALSTGAWILTDGIDTGVSKYVGEAVKIFGDHDLRKRNTVGITPWGVIDNNTDLIGRDVFRPYQPLGNPLSKRARLNGFHSHFLLVDDGTLGKHGCQQGLRRKLEKHIQLQKIHPRLNQGVPVVCVVVEGGPAIVSTVLDYVSNVPPVPVFVFEGSGRAADLLAFLHKQTANDRQLDPDIIEDFLVRIANVFEVERAEATCLYTLLQQCMDHRDSITIFDSESEDQMATDAAILTTTLKGTKASPAEQLSMALGWDRADIAQKDILVYGQHWQVGALEQAMLDALVMDRVSFVKLLIDNGMTMSRFLTMDRLEELYNTPQGQTQRFLHHLVEDAKQTSLPIGHRLSLIDMGLVIEYLYGGAYRSTYTRKNFRAAYNRMQGKEGRRDRSGSLSKQKRGMKPNSNRNSSPQDLHFFRTAQPYRHKEQDVSPGNSQGKVVMSPDIGGASILVSFNFNDLFVWAVLQQRQQMALFLWQHGEEALARAIVACKLYRSMAFEARESSMYDNIAERFKAYSLEFGQLAVDVLDCAFRQSEQMAMKLLTSEMDAWSHFTCLQMAVSSCHRPFVSHSCTQTLLTDLWTGPLNMRKSSSLKIILSLLLPPAILLLEFKSKAEMCHVPQTHEPMLFGLDSAKSPPTTEGSDHMDNQDAERGLSFHHKYLGPVSETVSSVTVQCLSWVTRLYDFYTAPVVKFWFHTMSYLAFLMLFSYVVLVKMENQPSVQEWVVITYIVSTAVEKTREVLMSEPRSLNQKLKIWFSEYWNISDFVAILLFLVGLAMRWQANPYQTAGRITYCLDIIFWFVRVMDLLAVNQHAGPYLTMITKMTRNMFFIVVMMAIVLLSYGVSRKAILSPDEEPSWSLARDIVFKPYWMIFGEVYADQIDSTSTLTWHHHPTSCGSTTVTAT from the exons ATGAGCTTCACTGAGAAG CTACGAAAGTCTTGGATTGAGGAAACCTTCCTCAAGAGAGAGTGTGTGAAGTTTATCCCTTCTTCTTGGGACCTGCACAG atgcaatCCAGTATGTCAAGTATGCCAAAACTTGATCAG ATGTTGCTGTGGCCACCTGATGGGGGAACACTCTTGGCGAGAGTTTGTTCCCCCTCTATCCCTCTATCCTGGTCCTGGTCAGGATGTGGAAGAGAGCTGGTCCATGGAGGTTTATACCAGGGCCAGTCCCACCAACGCTTTTGGGATAGTAGATTTTCAAGATACTGCCACACGTGTCTGTCGGGCCAAG TACGTTCGTGTGGCTGTGGACTCCAAGTCAGAAGCACTACTCCAGCTGATGCTGAGGGAATGGCAGATGGAGAGACCGAAGCTTCTGTTGACCGTCCAGGGAGGCTCAGAGAACTTTATCCTGCCGCCAAAAGTTAAGCAGGCCTTCAGCAAGGGGCTGATCACTGCTGCCCTCAGCACAGGAGCATGGATACTTACTGATGGGATTGATACAG GTGTGTCTAAGTATGTTGGGGAGGCCGTGAAAATATTTGGAGATCACGACCTGAGGAAGAGAAACACCGTTGGCATCACACCGTGGGGAGTGATTGACAACAACACGGACCTCATTGGCCGAGAT GTGTTCAGACCCTACCAGCCGCTTGGGAACCCCTTGAGCAAGAGAGCTCGTCTTAACGGTTTCCACTCCCACTTTCTGTTGGTGGATGATGGAACGCTGGGAAAACATGGCTGTCAGCAAGGCCTCAGGAGGAAACTGGAGAAACACATCCAACTACAGAAGATTCATCCTC GACTGAACCAAGGAGTACCGGTGGTGTGTGTGGTGGTGGAGGGAGGTCCAGCCATTGTGTCTACTGTGTTGGACTATGTTAGCAATGTGCCCCCTGTGCCGGTGTTTGTGTTTGAGGGTTCGGGCAGAGCTGCGGACCTGCTTGCCTTCTTACACAAGCAGACTGCTAACGATAG ACAGTTGGACCCTGACATCATAGAGGACTTCCTTGTCAGGATAGCGAATGTGTTTGAAGTTGAGAGGGCCGAAGCTACTTGCCTTTACACTCTCCTGCAGCAGTGTATGGATCACAGAGATTCT ATAACCATCTTTGACTCAGAGTCAGAAGACCAGATGGCCACAGATGCAGCTATTTTGACTACTACTCTCAAGG GCACTAAGGCCAGTCCAGCAGAGCAGTTAAGTATGGCTCTGGGTTGGGATCGGGCTGACATTGCACAGAAAGACATCCTGGTTTATGGACAGCACTGGCAG GTGGGTGCCTTGGAGCAAGCCATGTTGGATGCTCTGGTTATGGATCGTGTCAGTTTTGTCAAACTGCTGATTGACAACGGCATGACAATGAGCCGCTTCCTCACCATGGATCGCCTGGAGGAGCTCTACAATACA CCACAGGGGCAGACTCAGCGCTTCTTGCACCACCTTGTTGAAGATGCTAAACAG aCTTCTCTTCCCATAGGTCACCGTCTTTCGCTTATTGACATGGGCCTGGTGATAGAATACCTCTATGGCGGAGCGTACCGCAGCACCTACACTCGGAAAAACTTTCGAGCTGCATACAACCGCATGCAGGGCAAA GAGGGTAGACGGGACAGGTCTGGCTCCTTGTCGAAACAAAAGCGAGGAATGAAACCAAACTCGAATAGGAACAGTAGTCCCCAGGACCTGCATTTCTTTAGAACCGCTCAGCCCTACAGACACAAG GAGCAAGATGTGTCACCTGGAAACAGTCAGGGGAAGGTGGTCATGAGTCCAGACATTGGTGGTGCTTCAATTCTGGTTTCTTTCAACTTCAACGACCTGTTTGTATGGGCCGTCCTTCAACAGCGGCAGCAGATGGCACTGTTCCTGTGGCAACATGGAGAAGAAGCATTGGCACGGGCTATTGTGGCCTGTAAGCTTTACCGCTCCATGGCCTTTGAGGCACGGGAGAGCAGCATGTACGACAACATTGCAGAGCGATTCAAAGCATATTCACT GGAGTTTGGTCAGCTGGCAGTGGATGTGTTGGATTGTGCATTTCGGCAGAGTGAGCAAATGGCCATGAAACTGTTAACCTCTGAGATGGATGCATGGAGCCACTTCACCTGTCTGCAGATGGCTGTCTCCTCATGCCATAGACCATTTGTCTCGCACTCCTGCACACAGACCCTCCTCACAGATCTCTGGACTGGTCCTCTCAACATGAGAAAAAGCTCCTCTTTGAAG ATCATTTTAAGCCTTCTCCTACCCCCTGCCATCTTGCTGCTGGAGTTTAAAAGCAAAGCTGAAATGTGCCACGTACCTCAGACCCATGAACCAATGCTGTTTGGTCTTGACTCTGCCAAGTCACCACCAACCACAGAGGGATCTGATCACATG GATAATCAGGATGCTGAGCGAGGCCTCTCCTTCCATCACAAATATCTTGGTCCTGTGTCAGAAACTGTGTCCAGTGTAACTGTGCAGTGTCTGTCCTGGGTCACAAGACTCTATGATTTCTACACAGCTCCTGTTGTCAAGTTCTGGTTTCACACA ATGTCCTACTTGGCTTTTCTGATGTTGTTCTCCTATGTGGTCCTGGTCAAAATGGAGAATCAACCCAGTGTTCAGGAGTGGGTGGTCATTACCTACATTGTGTCCACTGCAGTGGAGAAAACCAGAGAG GTCCTAATGTCTGAGCCGAGGAGCCTGAACCAGAAGCTGAAGATTTGGTTCTCAGAGTATTGGAACATTTCAGATTTTGTTGCTATACTCCTTTTTCTGGTTGGACTTGCAATGCGTTGGCAAGCTAATCCCTACCAGACAGCGGGACGCATTACATACTGTCTGGACATCATTTTCTGGTTTGTCAGGGTGATGGATCTGTTGGCTGTCAATCAGCATGCAGGCCCTTACCTCACCATGATCACTAAGATG ACCAGAAATATGTTCTTTATTGTGGTGATGATGGCAATAGTGCTGTTGAGCTATGGGGTGTCCAGGAAGGCCATTCTGTCTCCAGATGAGGAGCCATCATGGAGCCTAGCCCGTGACATAGTCTTCAAGCCCTACTGGATGATCTTTGGAGAAGTCTATGCAGATCAGATAGATT CAACATCTACTTTGACATGGCATCATCATCCAACAAGTTGTGGAAGTACAACCGTTACCGCTACATAA